The Cyanobacteriota bacterium genome segment CTCAAGCCAGCATCAAAAGTTGCGCCCAAAATCAGCAACCCCTAGTGCCTCAGGGACAGCAACGCTGAGATAGGCATTAGGCAAAGGAGTGGCAACGGGTTGCATCTGATTGCTGAGATTATTGAGATGAGGCGGATGCTGTGGCGACAAGTCTTCAGGCAACTGTTCAACCGATGGCTGCGCTGCTGCTACAAGACTACCAATTGCCCCTGCCATTAAGGCTGCGTAGCCCACATAGAGGTAGGCTGAGCTAATCTGAATTGAGCCTAGTGCTTGCGATAGCGGTTGCCATGATGACTTGGTTGTCGTGGATGACTCGGCTGAGGCTAGTTGAGTCAGCCAGCGATCGCTATCTACCCTTAATGCACTACCAATGCGTCGAACAAACCCTTTTACATAGACTAGCTCTGGCAACTGCTCCACTTGGCCAGACTCTAGTGCTCGCAGGTGATAAATCGGCACAAGCGTTAGATAATGCAGTTTCTCTAGGCTCATAGTTTGG includes the following:
- a CDS encoding helix-turn-helix domain-containing protein; the encoded protein is MLSQRVLQLRGTRRPQPTATPTADAEENSVVAILCRIGQEIKQHRLAQTMSLEKLHYLTLVPIYHLRALESGQVEQLPELVYVKGFVRRIGSALRVDSDRWLTQLASAESSTTTKSSWQPLSQALGSIQISSAYLYVGYAALMAGAIGSLVAAAQPSVEQLPEDLSPQHPPHLNNLSNQMQPVATPLPNAYLSVAVPEALGVADFGRNF